TGCCAGTTAGCAGCATCCCCAGTATCACCCCAAAGCTGAATATGTCACTCTTCTCCGTGTATATGCTGAAATCAAAACAAACCACAACTCTGATTAGCAGCAGTTGCAtcatctaatctaatctaatctaatctaagaggtagtaataaataaatataccTGAAATTAGGGAAGCATTCAGGGGCGTAATAGGGGGCAGGGGGTTGTGGTGACCTAAGTCCATGAAAAGTGTTGGCCAAGGCAGAAAGGGCGAGGCGGGGTTCAAAGTCTGCATCCAACAACACATTGGAAGGCTTCAAGTCGTAGTGCAATAGTGGAGGGGTAGAGTTGAAGTGGAGATGGTGAAGGGCTTTGATAATCCCAACGGCAATCCGAAGCCTTGCATCCCAGCCCATCTGCTGCCTCCTCCTCCTGATGGCATCTTCCAGGCTGCCCGTGGGAACGTATTCATAAACCAAGTAGTAGAAACACCTGTTGTCACCAAcagcataataataataataagccaTTAGGCTGAGCAAATGCCTATGCCTGAGGGCGGCCAGAATCTGAAGCTCCCTCTGTACCCGTCTCCTGTTGTTCTGAGAGGCCTGAAGCTTCTTCACTGCAACTGTGAAACCGTTGTCGAGGACCGTCTTGCCGTCGTCATTACTACTACTAGTACTAAGCTCGTTTTGCAGCAGAGCGGCTTGCAGAGATTTGGGGGAGATTTGTGGTGAAAAGACGACAGGGCCCTTGAGAATAGGAGCCCTCCTCATGTATCGAAAGATGAAGCTGAGCAGACAAGCACACAGAAGAGCACACCCACAACCGCTTATGCTTCCCAGCAAGATGCTCACCATAACCCTCCTTGCGGGGCCGTGGAGGAGGCtttctcctcctcctcctcctcctccgtgGCATtcaacacaacaacaacaacaggtgtACACcaccaacacacacacaaacactacCTTCAGCTTTCTCCCCAtttcagagagagagagagaatgagagacTTTACCTGAAAAGATTCCAATTTAGCAGCAGGCAAGGAAGGAAGGAATCACGAGATGGAATGAAACAAACGTCAGTCGGAAGGAAGGAAGCCAGAATCGATCCATTAGGAATCAGGCCccattattaacttataaataataactaggttagttccccgtgtgttacacgggttgaacaatctaAACTATATGATAAATATTTCTTATAAATGCAAACCAAACATGGAGACGTTTATATACCAAATTtacataaatgagttaatataaagaTGATTTATGTTAGTATTATAAAATTCATCAAAGAGACATGTAATCTTTGAAAATGatgcaaaaataaatatattatattatataatacttattattgtatttacgtattacattatattaatgagaaataaaaagttacaattataattttcacattaccGAAAATAATTTGAATCCAAAAAATATTTACATAATTATTAGATTTTTAGCTTGATTTTAGCGACGTATTGCAacattttgttttatatatatatatatatatatatttaaagttAGATAGTaataaattatgaaaataatATGTTGAGTAAAGTATATGGATGATCCCTGtgatttatcaaaattttgaatttaatctctaatttttcaaaaataaacgaACACTATAGTTGGTTAGTAATAACAATCAAGTTATATATTTAGTTATAATAATATGACAAACAAATTAAGAGCTAAGTACGAACAATCaagttatatattttatttaataataataatatgacaaAACAAACATTGAACCTAACTATGTATAAATTtcttaaaataaactaatagacaataattaaaatccccataataaataaataacatattTGAGTGTGTTTCCTTTTCGTCAAACGAATTTTAAAATTTATCgttagataatttattaaaaaaatatgttcCGTTATTATGAATTTTTTTCTAcaaaagattaaattaaaattaaactaaataataattatctataagagattaaactaaataatatttaattggagggttatttataattaattagaagagattaattaaactaaatagtaattaTCCGTAAGatatggcctaatatgatgacaagtgtcccaaaattggtttcttttattatatagtatagataagagtaaactgccattttggtccctgtggtttgggcacttttgccattttagtccaaatctcaaactttttacatctgggtccctgtggtttgtattttgttgccattttagtccaaatcccAAATTTGGTCAGATTCACCAACTTTCTGGTTTTTTGTCCTTATCCTAGGGTCATTTTGGTCATTTcgaattattatataatatatatatatatatataatgccaCTGCCAGAcacctctttctctctctcatctcactctgcctctctctctctctctaaactaccaccacaccaccacaACCCCCACATCATCCCCAACCACTGCCACCGTCCCCAACCAACACCACCGTCGCCGTcgtcaagatcatcatcatcatcaaccgtCTCCCGTCGTCGCCGTCAAGATCATCATCATTaaccgtctctctctctctctcttcagatCCTCCACCGCCATCGTCTCCACCATCTGccatcaagatcatcatcatcatcaacaccaccgtcaagatcatcatcatcatcatcatcatcaacaccacCGTCTCTCTTATCATCATCACCAACACCACCGTCGCCgccaagatcatcatcatcaccaactGGGTTTGCTTCAGATCCACCACCGATTCGAAGGTAAATTGCTCTAATCTCTTTGATCAGGTTGTGGATGGTGACGGTGGCGGGTTTAATGGTGTTGGTTGCTGATTTGGGTTGTTGGGGTTAGGGTTCCGGTGGGGGTGGTGATGTtggagacggtggtggtggcggtagtCTGGtagatggtggtgggtgaaggagAGAGACAGAGAATCGATGGTCAAACTCTACATTGGCTTCTTCCGCAAACTTGGTCAAGTATTCGGATCGTTCATCTAAATAATCGGTGAGACGGACCTTTTGGGCTTGAAGCATTGCGATTTTTGCCAAAATTTCTTGTCGTCTGGCATCACCTTCAGGGGATGATTCTGATGATGGGGCATTTGTATCGGAATCTTTTGATTTGCAGATGAAGAACCTTTTTTGATAGTTCTTGATGGTGAGTAAATCAGTTTTGTGAAAGAATTCATGTTTTGTGGTAGTGAAAGTTGTTTGATCTGAGTTATGATGGCTGTGGTGAGCTTCGTTCAgaaatcgaatcggattttgCTCAGAAATCAGATATGGAAACAGGTGGTTGTGGAAGGAGGttatggcggtggtggtggtgctagagagagagggaggaggcGGTGGTGatgctatagagagagagagagagagagagctgattatttttggggatgatgatgatgatcagtttataataaaacataaatgaccaaaatacccctgcactaaaggacaaaataagcAACTTTCAACAGACAAAACCCatggtttttgaaatttggactaaaatggcaacaaaatacaaaccacagggacccagatgtaaaaagtttgagatttggactaaaatggcaaaagtgcgcAAACCAcaatggtaataataataataataataataataataataataataataataataataataataataataataataataataataataataataataataataataataaaaccccCTTAACATCCATCACCTTATCTAATTCAAAAATCAAAATCATACAAATACCCAACTAAAATGTTTGAAGTACCTCTCTTTCTTTGTACCATACATACTTCACGTCAGTTTCTATAAAGAAAGATAATTACATAAAAAGATGGAAAAAGCAACCCAAGACAGAAAGcttttgtttttttattgaaAGTATAAATAACCTAACTTTTTCTATCCAGTATCTCatcacaacatacatacatacatacaaatcaAATGAAAAATGATGCATCAACTAACATGCCATCACCTAAAAAAATTGATGTATAAGCTAGTTAAAATAAATAACTTTCAGACAACTCTAAACGTTCaaaaataaaagagtaaatttcCATTTTAGTCTCTAACGGTTGGTCCAAATTGTCACTTTAggtcaaatagtttttttctccttTGAGTCCCTGACTTTTTCTATTTTTTGTCGTCTTGATTACATTGTTTAACTCAGTCTAAAACCTagttataaccaggggtatttttgacATTAACAAAAAATGGTTTCTaaattgtcattttcatccaaaaccatttttatatactttttttCTTTCaatcatttatatatatttaaaatctCATTACCCCTAGTTCTTCATCACTCTACTTTCTCTCTACAACCTTTCATCACAAGTTCACAACCACCAGGTCCACCACCAGTGTCGCCCGCTTCCATCGCCGTCACCCACTTCCGGCACTCACCTCCATATATATAAAAActctttaattaaaaaaataaaaatacatctatactatataataaaagaaacctgatttgggacacatgtcattcaatgaGGGCATTAATAAGttattgataaattttaaattttaaattaaaaaaatttaaatattatataattattttgaATCTGATAATTTAActctaataaataaaaatctccgttaattaacaataataaatCATAACCAACACTGTGTATATCTTAAAAAATAAAATGCATCCACTCCAATACTCAAATCATTTTAGGATtctgcaaaaaaaaaatctaCCAAAAGAATAAAGGAGTACTCAATATTCCTAACTAATTTTTCTAATCTAGAAACCTGATTTGGAACACATGTCATTCAATGAAAGCATCAATAAGttattgataaattttaaattaaaaagatttaaatattatattagaaaTTTATTTTGATTGTAAGTCTAAAATGTGTTTTAAATCTAATCTATAATTTATGGATTTAACTTTGATTTGAAATTATTAAACAAAAACCCATAAAATTATTAACCATTTAAACAATTTCGTAAGTTTTACTTTCCCTTCTAGAATCAAATTAGATTTTTGTGATAATTAAAGTTTTGTCaagaatataaaaaaaatcattgtttaatattCAATATATTACATCAAATATTTAGAATTAAACTCCACTTCATTCTAAATACTAGGTATGTTTTTTTACTCTTCATATGCCATGCATATTATCTATGTCACATAGAAAACATCAAGTTTTTTTTAGATAAGTTTACCATGTCAAATAAGTAATATGCATATTATCTATGTCACATAGAAAACATCATGTATTTTTAGATAAGTTAGATATATGTGTTTTAAAACAAGGTAAACTTTAGATAAGTTAGATATATGTGTTTTAAAACAAGGTAAACTTTTAATACATATTTTTTACTATTGTAACTAAGATGTAGAGCTTTGTGAAAGGTATCTTCACATTCGGAAtgtcataacttttttttttaaatttagatttACTTAGTTGTCGTATGGTGTCTcatatctttatttttattttttcacttATATATATGTTTCATTGGTTCAATTGTACGTGTAAAGTATTACACTATACATAGTATTTTCTCAACTATAGTTACttggttttattgatttaatttTTGTCTATTCATTTACATTACTTTTATATGTCTAGAAGTCACTTTTCAGACCTTTCAAATGGTATGAGACATATTACATTATCAATAGTTTTTATTGGTTTCCTTTCTAATTGTGATAAAAGTAATTATTTCGTACAATTCATATTGGTTTATAGCTTTGAATATGAGCATACCTTATATTAATGTTAATGATAGCGAAAGTGAGGAAACTATACTTGGAtggtagaaaatataatattatgcCAACATTAACCCGTCAGAATAATCTATTATCAGATAAAATCAGACACGTTACCTTTGAACAAGAAGATGTCACAATAAATATTAGTGGTGGTACAAAATTTTAAGTTCCTATGACAAATCCCaaaacaaataacacataataTTATTATGAATGACTATACAAATTTCAATATTTATTTCGTATTTGGTCTGCATAttactctatattatatatacttagatcatattatgaatatattttttttatttcacattataattatgattcaccccgtgtattacacggggcaaTAACCTagtattaatataaaaaaaatcattaatcTCTCTTTCTCTAATCTCTGTACCCTCTTCTTCTCCATACAACCCTCACAACAACCTCCACCGTCCACCTCCGCCACACACCACCGCCCACCTCCGCAACACACCACAGGGGCACGACCGAAATAAATTTTAAAACGATCCAGTTTCAGTCTTAGTTCGCGCCACTTATGCTGGCACGTGTTTAGATTGTGGCGATTGTTACCAACGTGTTGTTGGTATTGTTGGAACGCTTATCCCCAGTATGCGGTTTGACCGCGTTGCAACGTACGTTGTGCGTCGACGATGGAAGTCACGAGCGCGATCTCCTCCTCCTCCGTCCAGTTCACCATTTTCGGTTTTGTTGTTTGGTTGGAAAAAAAATTAAGAGTTTTGTGTGAGAGTGGGTTGAAGAAttgtgtaaaaaaaatttaagggggggggggagggggtgtatttataggtaaaaatatgtaaggttttttttttttaaaaaaaaaattgatttttaccATTAGACCGTCATGCCAAACGGCTATGACTAACGATCAAAAATAAAGGTCCAATCCTGGCTAGCTAGCGCCCCACGCCAGGCACCATAGCGATGCTGGTTGGGCAACGCCAATACCAACGTTGGCACGGAGTGGCTTagtgtaacgccctgtgttttgtactttctatttatagcttgtcttactcgtgttgctaattttggaagctttgtatcattgtactcgttccttctagtactcgttgtaaactcgagattttgatcatgaatgaaaacttgcatttccttgttacatactatacatacaccataatacgattaatcatgagatcatttgatacttctttgtgatacttacaaacatatgttgaacttgtaaatatgtgacatatacttgttacttacaaacatgttacatacttgtacattacactttttgcctagttaaatc
The sequence above is drawn from the Helianthus annuus cultivar XRQ/B chromosome 12, HanXRQr2.0-SUNRISE, whole genome shotgun sequence genome and encodes:
- the LOC110896153 gene encoding inactive leucine-rich repeat receptor-like protein kinase CORYNE; the protein is MGRKLKVVFVCVLVVYTCCCCCVECHGGGGGGGESLLHGPARRVMVSILLGSISGCGCALLCACLLSFIFRYMRRAPILKGPVVFSPQISPKSLQAALLQNELSTSSSNDDGKTVLDNGFTVAVKKLQASQNNRRRVQRELQILAALRHRHLLSLMAYYYYYAVGDNRCFYYLVYEYVPTGSLEDAIRRRRQQMGWDARLRIAVGIIKALHHLHFNSTPPLLHYDLKPSNVLLDADFEPRLALSALANTFHGLRSPQPPAPYYAPECFPNFSIYTEKSDIFSFGVILGMLLTGRDPTDPLFGEVTSSGRGGMGVWFRQVLEAGDGREALDKSLLGEEMEEDEMLMAVRIAAVCLSDMPLDRPSSDELVPMLTQLHSF